In the Phaseolus vulgaris cultivar G19833 chromosome 7, P. vulgaris v2.0, whole genome shotgun sequence genome, one interval contains:
- the LOC137829400 gene encoding rapid alkalinization factor-like, which produces MAKSCSLAVVMICAATVLVAMSRCPTAVGGGDHHLGMGWGSTCRGSIAECLGGEEYELDSEINRRILATNKYISYGALQRNTVPCSRRGASYYNCQPGAQANPYSRGCSAITRCRS; this is translated from the coding sequence ATGGCGAAGTCGTGTTCCTTAGCTGTGGTGATGATCTGCGCCGCCACCGTACTGGTGGCAATGAGTCGGTGCCCGACAGCCGTGGGCGGCGGGGACCACCACCTGGGAATGGGATGGGGTTCCACGTGCAGGGGGTCCATCGCGGAGTGCCTGGGAGGGGAGGAGTATGAGTTGGACTCGGAGATCAACCGGCGCATCTTAGCCACCAACAAGTACATCAGCTACGGTGCGCTGCAGAGGAACACTGTTCCCTGCTCTCGCCGCGGCGCCTCCTACTACAATTGCCAACCAGGAGCTCAGGCCAACCCTTACAGCCGCGGCTGCAGCGCCATTACGAGGTGCAGGAGctga